One Photobacterium leiognathi DNA window includes the following coding sequences:
- a CDS encoding bifunctional NUDIX hydrolase/phosphatase PAP2 family protein, whose protein sequence is MQHVLLQLLFFVSLLSSSVFSQENLSYQPKGATCVIHNEDGQVVLVQDYLTRTLSLPGGYIDSGETFQAAAKRETLEETGINVDIGELLSIDNNRVVFACQPRESVGFLKQAIDNHFGAAIIPALNSKHFGKEIRQVYLASLTPAVLDKYRYPADTAALNSWVKASRPSVFHELEDLSDKASELQIKQLPVMASFQAWVKSMPMIGSLLSLSNCLGEGAFAVGLFLLFLLFLPLRYSLTIAFALLATAYSVNLLKMIFAIPRPFYLLPSLQQAQASGFSFPSGHATQAAAIVGLLLGWVTKRGEQCGYIGLSTTLVSWLMLSLLAGAARVWLGVHYPADIVAGVVLGGLIALVSLVVYQRRYSDQKRLIESTRLWLLLLVVYFFATLQLLQPLYVFVWFAALGLFISLFFNREQSEVLNINHWQQVIASVTGIVVITGMAQYLVISSTTSIIILSVNALAIFSGILWILIGSPYLTRHFNHR, encoded by the coding sequence TTGCAACATGTATTATTGCAACTCTTATTCTTTGTCAGCTTATTAAGCTCATCTGTTTTTTCTCAAGAAAACTTATCTTATCAACCTAAAGGCGCGACTTGTGTTATTCATAATGAAGATGGACAGGTCGTTTTAGTTCAAGACTACCTGACGCGCACGCTCTCTTTACCTGGAGGGTATATTGATAGTGGTGAGACATTTCAGGCTGCAGCCAAGCGAGAAACCCTTGAAGAGACAGGTATCAATGTCGACATAGGTGAACTGCTTTCCATAGATAACAATCGGGTTGTATTCGCTTGTCAGCCACGTGAAAGTGTTGGCTTTCTTAAGCAAGCTATCGATAATCATTTTGGTGCAGCGATCATTCCAGCGTTGAATTCCAAACATTTTGGCAAAGAAATTCGTCAGGTCTATCTTGCTTCATTAACACCTGCTGTTCTTGATAAATATCGTTATCCGGCTGATACCGCTGCCCTGAATTCTTGGGTGAAGGCGAGTAGGCCCAGTGTGTTTCATGAGCTTGAAGATTTGTCTGATAAAGCAAGTGAACTACAGATAAAGCAACTGCCCGTTATGGCTTCTTTTCAAGCATGGGTCAAATCGATGCCTATGATTGGTAGCCTGCTCTCTTTAAGTAATTGCTTAGGCGAAGGCGCATTCGCTGTTGGATTGTTTTTACTCTTTTTACTGTTTTTACCTTTGCGTTACAGTTTAACAATTGCCTTTGCTCTGCTGGCGACAGCCTACTCTGTTAATCTTCTAAAAATGATTTTTGCTATTCCTAGACCGTTTTATTTATTACCTAGCTTACAACAAGCACAAGCCAGTGGTTTTAGCTTTCCTAGTGGTCATGCAACACAAGCGGCTGCTATCGTAGGTCTGCTACTAGGATGGGTAACAAAACGAGGTGAACAATGCGGATATATTGGCTTGAGCACGACGTTAGTGAGTTGGCTTATGCTTTCACTCCTTGCTGGTGCTGCCAGAGTTTGGCTTGGTGTACATTACCCAGCGGATATTGTGGCTGGCGTAGTTTTAGGTGGATTGATTGCTTTAGTGTCTTTGGTGGTATATCAACGTAGATACTCTGATCAAAAGCGTTTAATTGAATCAACTCGATTATGGCTGTTATTATTGGTAGTGTACTTCTTTGCTACGTTGCAACTGTTGCAGCCTCTATATGTATTTGTATGGTTTGCTGCCCTAGGGTTATTCATTTCATTATTTTTTAACAGAGAGCAATCAGAGGTGCTAAATATTAACCATTGGCAACAGGTTATCGCTTCGGTAACAGGCATCGTGGTGATTACTGGAATGGCTCAGTA